From Halarcobacter mediterraneus:
AGCAAGCACAAAAACTATGCATCTAGCTAAACAAATTTATAATTCTCCTTTTGATGGTTTATTAAATAATATTTATTTACAGAGTAAAACTTATGAATTAATATATGAAGAATTTCTAAGTATTATAAAGAAAAAGGGAATACAAAATAATAAAATTATATTAACAGAAAAAGATAAAGAGGCCTTATACAAAGCTAGGGAACTAATTATAAAAAATAAAACTTCTTATTCAATAAATGAATTATCAAGAAAAGTAGCATTAAATGAAAACAAACTAAAATATGGATTTAAGCATCTTTTTAATACAACACCTGGAAATATTATGCTTGAAATGAAAATGTACGAAGCAAAAAAACTATTAGAAGAAAGTGAATATAATGCCACTGAAATAGCTCAAATAATAGGATATAAATATGTTCAAAACTTTACTAATGCTTTTTCAAAATTTTTTGGTAAAAATCCAAGTGAAATAATGAAAAAAAGAAAATATTATTGTTAAAGATTATTTTAATAGATTAACATTTTTCATAATTTCAAACCAATCTCGTTTAAAATGTTTTTTTATATACCTTTCTTTGTGTGGGACTAAACAGCCTGCGCAATTTTGATGAATATAATCTTCTCCTACAAATTGAGAACCATCTTTTGAATCAATTGAACAGAATGAATATAAAGTTTTATCTTCTTGTTTCTCTACACCTTCATCATTGAATCTAAAATTTGGACAGGCACATAAATAACAATTTAACTCTTCATAATCATGACATTTTTTATTTTCTTCATATAAAGGACAAAAATCAGGCTCATTTTTTACCATATTATCAAATCTAAAATATTCTATAACCTCCTCATCACTTTTATCTTTAAGTTTTTCCATTATTTTTGCGTGTTTGTTTCCATGGGCTTTATACCATTTTATATATGACATTAATTACTCTTATATTATTTTTTGCTTATTTTAACTTATTCTTAATATTTTTCTAATAATTTTGTGATATAAATTTTAAAATAGTACAAAAGAAGTTTATTATGAAAATTTTATTAATTGAAGATGATAACTTAATAGGTGATGGAATTGTAAATGGTTTGAAAAAACTTG
This genomic window contains:
- a CDS encoding helix-turn-helix domain-containing protein, with the protein product MAYSFNLNDFLEEIRAKSPNNTNETFLPKSFGYQKIEDKQISKDIIIIKEELYSKEETKIIAETTNCPDDVFISINIQGTIKYSDNKNSKENINCPNNIDIIKYSRNTKRCTHLKKDDQLKGLGIFIKKDYIEENLFKYLDDQKRYHIEKNYENDELTIFKSSLASTKTMHLAKQIYNSPFDGLLNNIYLQSKTYELIYEEFLSIIKKKGIQNNKIILTEKDKEALYKARELIIKNKTSYSINELSRKVALNENKLKYGFKHLFNTTPGNIMLEMKMYEAKKLLEESEYNATEIAQIIGYKYVQNFTNAFSKFFGKNPSEIMKKRKYYC